The sequence aCCACTGGTATTATTTAGTGCCATAAACAAAATTATCAATTGCAGTATATACCGTCTACTTAGGAATAATAATCCTCTTGCTTATAGTAAAGGTAAAATATatgattgaaaataaaattatttgattagaGTCCACATCCTACATATATTTAACTAGCACGGAATTCGAAATGCATATAGTAAaggtaaaatatttgaaaatgcggatgcaacttttttttttgtttcattcgaAATGCATATAGTAAATGAATATGTTTGGGAAACATCCATAAAGTATACaataattaattatgaaatttgTTAGCCTAAATTAGGAATGTCAAAAAGAAGTAATTAAATTACTACATACAagatcataacaaaaaaaagaacgaaACATACATCTAATAAGTGatatgagaaaagaaaaaataataagtgaTATAAGACTTTTTTTATTATAGCTTATAAGAATTGTACCTTGCATTCTTGCCGTACGTGGCTTTTGCATGCGTATCTAGCtagtttcttaaaaaatatttgtctaGGAGaccattgataattttttttcctctttaatccagttaaattaataacgttacatttcaaatatttatgattccagtttccaaatGCGGCTGCTTGAGATCGGAAACCCGACCTATGCTTGTTTTATGAATTAGCTCTTCACAAGCTTGCTTGCTTGTACATGGAAAGAAAGAGTGGGTTGCAACTTGTTCCCTTCAACTGCTTCTCAGATCTCACTTCGTATACATGTATTTTGAGATCAAAATAATACAAACAGAGAACCAAAATGCTATAGCCCATGATTCAACTGCTATTTTTACTTGTGGAAAAACAGTCCATTTGAAGTCATAATCAACAGCCAAATCAActtttgagaaaagaaaaaaaaatcatatatatgtcTTTGATTTTCACGTCGGTTAGATGATTGGTAACGAGAAACGATGCTCAGTGAATTGTATTACGTCGGTTAGTGATGGGTAATTAATTTGACTTTTCACCCTTTTTTTGAATACAGACTTTTGACCATATTACTAATccatttctaaaataatttttttttgttttctttttttttttcctttttcgaGAATACAAGAAATATTTTGATAACTGTAAAATCAAAATTACATAATAaagtatttcttaaaaaacacCAATACTAATTTATCAAATACCTCTTGATAGGCCAACCTTTCAAAAACATTTTGTGTTGCATGAGAATTTCAATCAAACCAACCAGGCTAAAACATTTAgattatctaataaaaatataaagggCCATCAATTCAAATATAGTCAGGAGGAGTCTAAATTcctaaaagaaatatttaaaatggttTAGATTTCGTCCCAGAGGATATAGGTACGTACATTCGAACCGATAACTTAGAGacgttaaaaaagaaaactttcactCGGAACTACAcaaacatttttgtttaatgttgCTTGCATTAAGGAGGCCTTTCACTTGGTTGCTCATCGTTAAGCTGGTGTCGGCCTCCTTTTTGCAATTTGATTTTaaacagaatatatatatatatcttaatcacgAACATAACACACTGATTTGCAATACCAGATCTAGTCTTAAGCTTTATGTATGCATGAGACATGGTTCTAAAAAACTTTGTTTCTTTACAATTCTGTCTACTTATATTCAAATTTAGTCGTGGAATCGTTCAAGTTTCTATGATTCATTGATTCGTTCATTAATGAGCTTGACTACTTATTTCAGCTAATCCCTCTAATTATAAAATGAGATAGGTTATCGCATTTGTAATCATGCATCATGGTCGAGCCAAAAATCTCAAATAGTTCGACTCTTCTAAGATTCATTGGTGTCGGATCATTTGGCAGAAAGTACATGTTTTAGCACAAATACATGTGGGAGGAAACTGGTTATGTTCCTTGTGCAGGacctcatcatcttcttcttcatcctcatcatATTCACAAGAGACCATATCAATCTACACAAATCGATTAAAGAATAGCTCATATAGGTAGTGTTAATAAGCAtatcctaaaccttaaatttatAACCTGAATCTCCCTCAAGGCCTCTCAACACACGCCTTGATGTTTACACCCAAACATGGGGAATTATGCAAAGGAATAAAATAAACCAAGATTAACTAGAAATGTGCGTTATACAAAAGTACCAAACAGAACTTCGAAGCTACAAAGACAAAGGCTAACGCCAATAGTTCACGGACTCTCGTCTTCTTCCTTTAGTCTAATGAATCACGGACTCTTGTCTTGTGCATTGTCTTCTTCCTTAGGCTGGTTATCGATGATAACCGGTGTTTTCTTCTCTGCATCCACAAAGCGACCTGTCATTGGATCAACAGGGCGAGTGTCTCTTTCCCCGCCTTTACGTCCCATAGCCACcattggaggaggaggaagtaAACCGGATCTGAAAAGGAGACGCTGAACCGGGTCTGATGCCTGAGCACCAACAGATAACCAGTACCTGTacagaaaaaacaaacaaaatgtccattaatcagaaaaaaaatacattcgtatttaattaaatttacacCTCCAGAACAAGATTAATGATTTTTTGACTAGGTTCTAGCTAATCTTGGCATGTCTTCTGCTACTATCCAGACGTCATAAACTTAAATGATGCAAAAGGGCATGACAATTGACAAGATTCCAAAAAGCTGCATAGCCTTCATGATCACCATATTATATATGCAATCTTGTATAGGAATGTTAAGTGTTCATACAAATCAATAGATTCTTCATCTCACAGTAAGATGAAGCAATGGTCCATAACTCAAAGCAGAAGTTCCTCAGAAAAGACTCAAGACTGGAGGAGTTtcattagttatatatatacacactaaAGTTTGTTAAAGCATTTCCACAAAATTTAATCTGTTTCTTAAATCAGTAATTGATTCAATCTCAGTATTGGTTCGACTAACAGTTAGCATGACAAGGATGATCTAAAAAAAGACATTCAAGACAAAACTCATCTCTTTTTTCTTGTATTAGATGGAAAGACAGTTAACTACTAACGAAAAATGTGACTATAAAACCGTGACTGATATCTTCTAGAACTAATTTAGCAGTCAACCAAAACATTTCAAATGCACAAGCTCTGAAGAGTGATAAGTAAACAAAGAGGGCTTCCTCCTTGGCCTTCCAAATTCAAATGTGAAAAGGGAACAAGATAAAAGGAACATACTTGATTCGATCGAACTTGAGACCCATTCTCTTACCACCGTCCTGGCCTGCAATACACAAAACGAAACAGTGTAACAAATCAAAGAAGAGAGCAATCGAAAAAAGGAATAGACTTTCTTGATTAAATCACCTGGCAAAGGATTGAAGTAACCCAAGACCTCGATGTGCTTCCCGTCTCTCGGAGATCTGCTATCCGCCGCCATCACCCTAAAAAACGGTCGGTTCTTGCATCCTAGTCTCGATAATCGTAGCCTCACAACCATCTTTCTCTTCTCCCTTGCGCGAAACTCACAAAATGATCAaagatagatagagagagagagactgagatcgataaggttttagggtttttcccTGATCCTCAAAACGACGCGGTTCGATAACGTCCGTTTTAACGAGTCAATAAGTCAAACCGTCTATTTTCACGGCGCCGTTACATAATCAAGACGGTGTTTCCATCATATACACAAGAGGATTCTGTTCGCCGCTACAAGACGGCCTTTCTCCGACGATCAGCACCGTTAGAGATTACTCTACGGCGAAGACGATGGAGTCTACCGTAGCTCCGCTTCCTCACCGACGGTCGCATCAACCGAATCGAAGTTTTCGCTCTGTTCTTCATCACCTCTGCTCGAGTTTCGAAAGTAATAGCCAAATATCTCTCGCCACACCGGATGTTCTCCGGGAGCTCGTCACTAGAACAGGTGAGAATCTCTTCTCGTATCGCAATTCGAACTTCTTTCTCTCTGATTTTTTGAGCTTTTATAATTTCGATTTCGTGTGTTTCTGAGTATAGAGACGGCTCAAGCTTGCGAACCTGGTGAAGTTCTGCTGACGGAGAATCCATTGATCCTTGAGCCAAGATCAGATGAATTTAGAACTGAGAACGTGGAGACGGTTTCACTCGAAAATAATCTGATGCTTGGAGATGTTTTCGACGGAATTGATTTGCAAGATGCATCTGTTCGTAGCCAGCATAAAGACTTTTTCGACGAGTTTGAGCTGATTATCAGTGGAAGTGGAGACTTTGCTTCAGAGAGTTGTGTGAATCTATGTGAGGCGTTGGATGTTGATGACTatggtggtggtgatgatggTATGGCCAAACAAGCGATTGATTTTGTTCAAAGTGTTCCGGAGAAGCCTAGTGTTGCAGATGAGGTTCAGGTAGATTCTGTAGTTAGGAGTAAGGAAGAGGAAGTTCCCAAATTAGTTGGAGTTTTGGAGACTAATGATGAAGAGATGGGACTTGTTACTAGTAGTCAGGTTTTGACAGATTCTATTCTTCAGATGGTTGAAGATGATGACGAGGTTGAAGAAGGAGAGATATCTGGGGATGATGGTGATTATAATATGCTTGTAGGAGATGATTTTCCAATGGAGAGGCACGTGGAGGAGACGCATGTCTCACAAGAGGATTTGGATAAAAGAGGAGAAGGGACTAGTAGTAAGAGTACTTGTTTTGAGGTAGTGAATGGTGAAACTGGAGTTAAGGAGAATGATCTAACTTCCAAAAACCAAGAACAGGTATCAGAATGCCATGTTGCTGATTATATTCTGATCTCTTGTATGGCGTTTACAAAAGCTGACTTGTTTTTGTACATTTTTGTCTGCAGATGGCTTCTCAAACTTGCATAAAGAAAAAGTCTGTACCTTCTAAGGAAGCAAAAGCTAGAAAGAAGGTAACTATTCTTCATAGGAATATCTTGCAATCAGTTTCTTTTTTGTGTGTGGCGTAGGACGTTTGGTTACTGATAAGCTATTTTCATACAGGCGAAAGCTCGGAAGAAAAGAGCTCAAGAGCGTATAGCACTTGGCGTGAAGAAGTTGAAACTGAAGCCAGTAGCTCCCAAACCAAAACCTATAAAATATTGTCGACACCATCTCAAGGGACGGTGCCATGAGGTATGCACTGTGGCGCTGGATTCTACAAGATTCTATGGaactttagttttgttttcttgtcgCTGACGGAAACTTTTTTCCATGTTTTGCAGGGAAAAGACTGCAAATTTTCACACGATATAATTCCGGAAACTAAATCTTCGGTATGATTTACTGTTTCACGACATATACTACTCTTCTGAACTTTATCTAGCAGCAATTATTTAGACAAAATCTGAATGTTATATTTGTTTCTCTGTGGTCTCCACTCATTATATACTTAATGACTTCTTGTTGTTTCAGCCGTGCTGCTACTTTGCAACTCAGTCATGCATGAAAGGAGACGATTGTCCGTTCGACCATGATCTGTCCAAATACCCTTGCCACAATATCGTGACCAAAGGTTTCTGCCACAGGGGTGATAAGTGTTTGTTTTCGcacaaggtaaaaaaaaaaaactacctcCTCGTGATTCTTCTTCCGactcttattatatatttgatctttTGATCCTAATATACCAGTTTTCAATTAACAGGGTACTCCACAAGCTGCTTCAGATACACCGAGTGCAAATATAACAACCTTATCAAGTAACATCGCTGCAGCATCTTGTTCGCCTCAGAAATCAAATAAACAAACCGTGAGACAGGCCATAGCCAAATTGCCGGCTATTCAAGCAAGAGTTTCAAGTTCAGCTGCGTTTTTGAAGCCCTCTAGTCAACCCAACCAAAAGAACTCATCTGATGCATCATCTTCAAAGATCAATGAACATGCAACACCTCCACAGATTCCTCCTTTGAGAAACCCATCCGTTGCTCCTAAGGGTAtgagttttctctctttagACAAAACCACACAAGAGAAGGAGGTCAAACCGTCTCTTGGGTCCAAGCAAAACACACAGAACTATGATAATCAGAGCTTGAAGCAGTCACAACAGATAAGCTCTGTTCCTCTGGTGGCTCCCAAAGGAATCAGTTTCTTACCATCTGCATTGGAAGAACCAGCAAGTTGTAGTAATCTCAAGACAACGCCTAACATACACATTCAAAGTTCTCTACACTCTGCCATGAAACTCGCTGCAGAATTCGAATCTACTAAAGTTGAGAGACGCACAAATGGCCCCGAAGAAGCTGTAAACAAGGGGGGCGTCACAGTTAACACTGTAACCAGAAACTCAGGGAACATATCGTCCAAGATCCTCAACTTCTTGTCAAGCTTTAACCATGGCAAAAACTGATCTATATTTGGTTTCTCTTTGagatgaaagaaagaaaaactaaacTCAGTGTTTAGTGCACTCAGGTATTGTGCTTTCGTTCCAGCTTAATACCAAAATTATATAGATCTTTATGTTTCTTGCTAACTGCCTTTAGACTTCACATTTTCTCTAGGTCTGAAGCTGAATCCTGCAATGCATCGTCA is a genomic window of Brassica napus cultivar Da-Ae chromosome A2, Da-Ae, whole genome shotgun sequence containing:
- the LOC106389408 gene encoding 30S ribosomal protein S16-2, chloroplastic/mitochondrial, producing MVVRLRLSRLGCKNRPFFRVMAADSRSPRDGKHIEVLGYFNPLPGQDGGKRMGLKFDRIKYWLSVGAQASDPVQRLLFRSGLLPPPPMVAMGRKGGERDTRPVDPMTGRFVDAEKKTPVIIDNQPKEEDNAQDKSP
- the LOC106389394 gene encoding zinc finger CCCH domain-containing protein 65-like, whose product is MESTVAPLPHRRSHQPNRSFRSVLHHLCSSFESNSQISLATPDVLRELVTRTETAQACEPGEVLLTENPLILEPRSDEFRTENVETVSLENNLMLGDVFDGIDLQDASVRSQHKDFFDEFELIISGSGDFASESCVNLCEALDVDDYGGGDDGMAKQAIDFVQSVPEKPSVADEVQVDSVVRSKEEEVPKLVGVLETNDEEMGLVTSSQVLTDSILQMVEDDDEVEEGEISGDDGDYNMLVGDDFPMERHVEETHVSQEDLDKRGEGTSSKSTCFEVVNGETGVKENDLTSKNQEQMASQTCIKKKSVPSKEAKARKKAKARKKRAQERIALGVKKLKLKPVAPKPKPIKYCRHHLKGRCHEGKDCKFSHDIIPETKSSPCCYFATQSCMKGDDCPFDHDLSKYPCHNIVTKGFCHRGDKCLFSHKGTPQAASDTPSANITTLSSNIAAASCSPQKSNKQTVRQAIAKLPAIQARVSSSAAFLKPSSQPNQKNSSDASSSKINEHATPPQIPPLRNPSVAPKGMSFLSLDKTTQEKEVKPSLGSKQNTQNYDNQSLKQSQQISSVPLVAPKGISFLPSALEEPASCSNLKTTPNIHIQSSLHSAMKLAAEFESTKVERRTNGPEEAVNKGGVTVNTVTRNSGNISSKILNFLSSFNHGKN